A genomic stretch from Hymenobacter psoromatis includes:
- a CDS encoding thiamine-phosphate kinase, with the protein MADLTPLSQLGEFGLIRRLQRDITLTQVSTILGIGDDAAILAPPAGQEIVVSTDLLVEGVHFDLSFSPLKHLGYKAVAVNVSDVAAMFATPTQIIVGLSLPPRFTVEAVEELYVGMRLACEAYGVDLVGGDTTGSRGGLVISVTALGQVAAGQAVRRSGGRPTDILCVSGDLGGAYLGLQVLEREKQAFLADPETQPELDNYEYIVNRQLKPEARLDIVHELRELGIHPTAMIDISDGLASEVMHLCAASGTGARVFSEYLPLANPTLEAAAEFNLDPIMAALNGGEDYELLFTIPVADHAKIKNHPDITVIGHLTEHDDAVNLITKAGQAVPLRAQGFNHF; encoded by the coding sequence ATGGCTGATTTAACGCCCCTTTCCCAGCTCGGCGAGTTTGGGCTCATTCGCCGCTTGCAGCGCGACATCACCCTCACGCAGGTTTCTACCATCCTGGGCATTGGCGACGACGCGGCCATTCTGGCCCCGCCGGCCGGGCAGGAAATCGTGGTCAGCACCGATTTGCTGGTCGAAGGCGTGCATTTCGACTTGTCGTTTTCACCCCTCAAGCACCTGGGCTACAAGGCGGTGGCCGTGAACGTGTCGGACGTGGCGGCCATGTTCGCTACCCCTACTCAAATCATCGTCGGCCTGAGCCTACCCCCCCGTTTTACGGTGGAGGCCGTGGAAGAATTGTACGTCGGGATGCGCCTGGCTTGCGAAGCCTACGGCGTGGACCTGGTGGGCGGCGACACCACCGGCAGCCGCGGCGGCCTGGTCATCAGCGTGACAGCGCTGGGGCAGGTGGCGGCTGGCCAGGCCGTGCGCCGCTCGGGCGGGCGGCCCACCGATATTCTGTGCGTGAGCGGCGACTTGGGCGGCGCGTACCTGGGCCTGCAAGTGCTGGAGCGCGAAAAGCAAGCCTTCCTGGCCGACCCCGAAACCCAGCCCGAGCTAGATAATTACGAGTATATCGTGAACCGCCAACTCAAGCCCGAGGCGCGTCTCGACATCGTGCACGAGCTGCGCGAGCTGGGCATTCACCCCACCGCCATGATTGATATTTCCGACGGCCTGGCCTCGGAGGTGATGCACCTGTGCGCCGCCAGCGGCACCGGCGCGCGCGTGTTCAGCGAATACCTGCCGCTGGCCAACCCTACCCTCGAAGCCGCCGCCGAGTTTAACCTCGACCCCATCATGGCCGCCCTCAACGGCGGCGAGGACTACGAGCTGCTCTTCACCATCCCGGTCGCCGACCACGCCAAGATTAAAAACCACCCTGATATCACCGTCATCGGCCACCTCACCGAGCACGACGACGCGGTGAACCTGATAACGAAAGCCGGCCAGGCCGTGCCGCTGCGGGCGCAGGGCTTCAACCACTTTTAA